The following coding sequences are from one Nicotiana tabacum cultivar K326 chromosome 1, ASM71507v2, whole genome shotgun sequence window:
- the LOC107780474 gene encoding uncharacterized protein LOC107780474, translating to MEPPDRKIPARVEHQRDAKASTSQIPEGIPMKLTYANTINSTPNPTKQEQESVIARRTSHNGMPAVIFKTKDYYGVMTAECRRTIVGRFLKIRPQIEKIRSRFLERFPLKGSVKIGVYDNNNVFLDFTNDEDYSTVWYRRSVDIEGNQMWLQKWSPDFKPEEDMPIVPVWVNLPRLPFHLHTWHYVKQIVKDTGTPLEMDIATREKTRPSMAKVRIEVDLLKPLLTSVWVGDEDDDSPLKGFEQKLEYDNVPKYCKHCKKLGHSMMNCRVLERRRANEVKELEAKDSETIAAGKSLERDRVVVEGSKGEPHDNDKKKQGNQVKQKEVNNEDKIDYNKDKEKEEANASVNKTTKQKKDKKEKKIPKKRSKVIFKTTKKRAKSKEILKQIPIQRVNENTDEVNENG from the coding sequence ATGGAGCCGCCAGACCGCAAGATTCCGGCGCGTGTAGAACACCAGAGAGATGCCAAGGCCAGTACGAGTCAGATACCAGAAGGAATTCCAATGAAACTTACTTATGCTAACACCATCAACTCCACACCAAACCCAACTAAGCAAGAGCAGGAATCAGTGATAGCGAGAAGAACATCTCATAATGGCATGCCAGCGGTGATTTTTAAGACTAAGGATTACTATGGAGTCATGACAGCGGAATGCAGGAGAACGATTGTGGGGAGATTTCTGAAAATTCGCCCCCAAATTGAAAAGATTAGGTCGAGGTTTCTGGAGAGATTTCCATTGAAGGGCTCGGTCAAAATTGGAGTCTATGATAACAACAATGTATTTCTAGACTTCACAAATGATGAGGACTATAGCACAGTGTGGTATAGAAGATCAGTGGACATTGAAGGAAATCAAATGTGGCTACAGAAATGGAGCCCAGACTTCAAACCAGAGGAGGACATGCCCATAGTTCCGGTATGGGTTAATCTTCCTAGATTACCTTTCCATCTACATACATGGCACTATGTGAAACAAATTGTAAAAGACACTGGCACTCCGCTGGAAATGGACATAGCTACACGAGAGAAGACGAGGCCTAGTATGGCTAAGGTGAGAATAGAGGTAGATTTGCTCAAACCTTTGCTCACTAGTGTTTGGGTGGGAGATGAAGATGATGACTCCCCCCTAAAAGGATTCGAGCAGAAACTGGAGTATGATAATGTACCAAAATATTGCAAACACTGCAAGAAGCTGGGACACTCGATGATGAATTGTCGAGTCTTGGAGAGAAGACGAGCCAATGAAGTCAAGGAATTAGAGGCAAAAGACAGTGAAACAATTGCAGCAGGGAAAAGCTTAGAAAGGGACAGAGTTGtagttgaaggaagcaagggagaACCACATGATAATGACAAAAAGAAGCAGGGAAATCAAGTCAAGCAGAAGGAAGTAAACAATGAAGACAAGATTGATTACAACAAAGATAAGGAGAAGGAGGAGGCCAACGCATCTGTCAATAAGACAACAAAGCAAAAGAAGGacaagaaagagaagaaaataccaaagaaaagaagcaaagtgATCTTCAAAACAACCAAAAAGAGGGCTAAGAGCAAGGAAATTCTGAAGCAAATACCAATTCAAAGAGTTAATGAAAATACTGATGAAGTTAATGAAAATGGGTAA
- the LOC142163768 gene encoding uncharacterized protein LOC142163768 — MEPFVQKEKIEGYKKFMGFHQCISNDNGKIWCFWTTNCQTTTMTNEDQQITINISEEGGGNGLFVTAVYAKCTSTERRELWHSLERVNAMVNGPWCVGGDFNSILDTDEKLEGRPYRINKSIDFSNCMNNCELLDAGYVGVKFTWCNNRRPSKRIWKRLDRIMINDLWLQKFQNNSVRHLVRTGSDHRPILMKCVNNQQEPIKYFRFMEFWTDQNSFQEVVQET, encoded by the coding sequence ATGGAGCCGTTTGTTCAGAAAGAGAAGATTGAAGGATACAAAAAGTTTATGGGATTCCATCAATGTATCTCAAATGACAATGGCAAGATATGGTGTTTCTGGACAACAAACTGTCAAACAACTACGATGACAAATGAAGACCAACAAATAACAATAAACATTAGTGAAGAAGGAGGAGGCAATGGACTGTTTGTAACTGCTGTTTATGCTAAGTGCACTTCTACTGAAAGAAGAGAGCTTTGGCATAGTCTAGAAAGGGTAAATGCAATGGTGAATGGCCCGTGGTGCGTGGGAGGGGATTTCAATTCCATCCTAGACACAGATGAGAAATTGGAAGGAAGGCCTTACAGAATCAACAAAAGCATTGATTTTTCTAATTGTATGAACAATTGTGAGCTATTAGATGCTGGATATGTGGGGGTTAAGTTTACATGGTGCAACAATAGAAGACCTTCAAAGAGGATTTGGAAGAGATTGGATAGGATCATGATCAATGACCTATGGCTTCAGAAATTTCAAAACAATAGTGTTAGGCACCTTGTTAGAACTGGCTCTGACCATAGGCCAATTCTCATGAAGTGCGTCAACAATCAACAGGAACCTATCAAGTACTTCAGATTCATGGAATTCTGGACAGATCAGAATAGTTTTCAAGAGGTAGTACAGGAAACATGA
- the LOC142163769 gene encoding uncharacterized protein LOC142163769: MRNIIEEIIQILDQIRVKVSQWYREANQVAYALAKHATTLDNGTFHDRLQQLPGGAKGPFQLDKLQLPSFRSRYDKANFFDLKNGRRWLRYSHDLTQIGFPELFMGLKGFASQAPWGGEAFSSVPTFPPMGSGRFPKFVDTDKDAFCSKISILDSVGNTRDPAVSSFEEAHALYGVANKPITNKEFGHAVFFGGPGSNK; encoded by the exons atgagGAATATCATTGAGGAGATCATACAAATTTTAGATCAAATTCGAGTAAAGGTCTCCCAGTGGTACAGGGAAGCAAACCAAGTTGCATATGCTTTGGCAAAACACGCGACAACACTGGATAATGGGACATTCCATGATAGACTCCAACAATTACCTGGTGGCGCAAAGGGTCCATTCCAATTAGATAAATTGCAACTTCCAAGTTTTAGAAGTAGATACGACAAGGCCAATTTTTTT GATCTGAAAAATGGAAGACGGTGGCTCCGTTATAGTCATGATTTAACACAAATTGGTTTTCCAGAGCTTTTCATGGGATTAAAGGGTTTTGCATCACAGGCGCCATGGGGTGGAGAGGCATTTAGTTCAGTCCCTACTTTCCCTCCAATGGGTTCTGGTCGTTTCCCTAAATTTGTAGACACCGATAAAGATGCATTTTGTAGCAAAATTTCAATTCTTGATTCTGTTGGCAACACTCGGGATCCCGCGGTATCAAGTTTTGAAGAAGCCCACGCCCTATACGGGGTTGCTAATAAACCAATTACCAATAAGGAATTTGGGCATGCTGTCTTTTTTGGGGGTCCTGGTTCTAATAAATAA